CAGAAAATCTGGCGATAAGCCACTAAAGCGGATAACCGCAACCAAAACGGCTGTGTGCTGTCCCGTCATTCCGGCATGCCCTTGGCCGGAATCCAGTCCCCCGTATTTCTGGATTCCGGCTGGAATCATGCCCGGAATGACGGAAGGCTAAGCGTGCAAAGGAAGGACGGCCATATCTTCTTGTTTTTCATGACAGAAGACCAGGCAATAAGGTACGAATAACTACTATGTGGAACGGAAACCCGGAAAATCAAAAAGGGTGGAATCGAAAACTTGGTTTTATTAATTTCAACTCTATCCCATCAATTCGGAATTCGCAATTCCTCAATTCGCAATTGTGTCTGAATCACGCCAAGGCGTGATTTTCGTTCGGGTACTGAATATATGTTGGGAAGGGGCATCCCCAATATGCAGCATCCTATCATGGAGGATCGAAGATGAAAGGAAATAAAAAACGGCAATCTCCGGCCATCACCCGTCGCGGCTTTCTTACCACCATGGGCGTAGGCGCGGCTGCGATGGTTACGACGGGCAGCTTTGCGGCCATAACCTCTGAAAAGGAAAAATCTATGGATCCCAAAGAAATGACCAGGATTCAACTGCATATCAACGGAAGGAGTCATCGGTTACTGGTGGAACCTCGATGGTCGCTGTTATTTGTGCTGCGCGAGCGCCTGGGATTGACCGGCACCAAAATAGGGTGTGAAAGAGGGGAATGCGGGGCCTGTACGGTGCTCATCGACAACCTGCCGCGATACGCCTGCATGGTTCTCGCAATGGAAGCCGAAGCCACTGAAATACTCACTGTAGAAGGGCTTATGCAGGGCGAAGAACTCGGGCATGTTCAACAGGCCTTTCTGGAGCACGATGCCTTTCAATGCGGTTATTGCACCCCCGGCCAGATCATGGCTGCCGAGGGCCTTCTGCGGCGAAATCCGGATCCATCCGATTCCGACATCCGCCAGGCCGGGAGCGGCAATCTTTGCCGTTGCGGTGCGTACACCCATATATTTCATGCCGTTAAGAAGGCGGCAGAACTTAAGCGAGGCGAATCATGAAAGGGCAAGAAAAGGAGACATACTATACTGAGGGCCTTCATATCCCGGAAACCCCGGAGCCCGGAGAAGATCCCAAGCCATGGGGACGAACCAGGCTGATCGGTAAATCACGACCCCGCACGGACGGCTACGAACGGGTCAGCGGTTCGGCGGTCTATCCCTCTGATTTTTCTCCGCCACACCTGTTGTACGGCGCCGTTCTTCGGTGTCCTTATCCTCATGCCAGGGTCAAACACGTGAACACAAGCAGGGCGGAACGCATGCCCGGTGTCCGGGCAATCATCAGCGCCCACACGCCGGAGGCCGATGTGGATTGGCCTTACACCAAAGATATGAAGACAAAACTGTTTGATCCCCATTGTCGGTTCGAAGGGGAAACCATCGCGGCTGTGGCAGCTGAAACTCCTTATCAGGCATGGGATGCCGTGCAGTGCATCCGTGTGGATTATGACATTCTTCCCTTTATTTCAGATGAGCAAAAGGCCCTGGAACCCGATGCCCCGGGGGTGCACAAAAACGGCAATCAAGTCGGTCCAAAAGAGTCCTACGCCAGAGGAGATGTAGAAAAAGGGTTTGCCCAGGCGGATGTGGTGCTGGAGGAATCCTACCGGACGGAATGCGAGGTGCAAACCCCGATGGAACTTCACGGCTGCGTGGCGTATTGGGACGGTGGACTTCTCATAATTAATGAATCCACCCAGGGAGTCTATGCCGTGCAGAGTAAAGTGGCCCAGGTCATCGGGCTTCCGCTCTCCAAGGTCCGGGTCATCGGCCGCTATATGGGCGGGGGATTCGGCAGCAAGCTCCAGCCGGGCAAGTACACGGTGATCGCCGCCCTCCTCGCCAGAAAGACCGGCAGACCGGTCAAACTTTTTCTCTCCAGAGAAGAAACCTTTCTTTGCACGGGCAACAGGCCTCCGGCAAACATGAAACTCAAGGCAGGGGTAAAAAAGGACGGAACCCTTACGGCGCTGGAATTTTCCGTAACCGGGACCGGCGGGGCCTATCCGGCAGGCGGAACCACATTGGTGGACTGGCTCATCAGAGATCTTTATACCTGTCCCAATGTTCGCACCGAAGCCACCGACGTATATATCAATGCGGGACCGGCGCGCCCTTTTCGCGCCCCCGGACATCCCCAGGGGTCCTGGGCATTGGAACAAATGCTGGATGCCCTGGCAGAGGCTATTGAAATGGATCCGGTGGAGTTGCGGCTCAAGAACATTCCTTCCCGCAGTCAGGCCCGGTCCAACGCCCCCTATACCACCACCGGATTGAAGGAATGCCTGGAACAAGGCGCCCTCGCCTTTCACTGGAAAGAGAGAAAAGACCAGGTTAAGAATGCGGCACCCGGAGATTTTCTGAAAAAAGGCGTGGGCATGGCTGCCTGTTTATGGGTTGCAGGCGGGGGGGGACCGCCCTCCACGGTGATCATAAAGCTTTTTGCAGACGGAAGCGTAAACCTGAATATGGGAGCCAGCGACATCGGAACAGGGACCAAGACCATAATGGCCATGGTGGTGGCGGAAGAATTGAATGTGGAGACCGATATGATTCAGATTGAGCACGCAGACACAGGGACCACGCAGTACGCGACCCCCAGCGGCGGGAGCAAGACCGTCCCCACCGAAGCCCCTGCAGTGCGAGCTGCCGCAATCGACGTGAAACAGCAGCTGCTCCGGATGGCTGCAGAAGACTTGAAAATGGACGTTTCCGATCTTCGTTTCCAGAAAGATATGATCGTCGCAGAAAAAGATGCTTCTCAAAAAATCAAAATTCAGGACATTTCCACCCTGAAAAAACGGGGAGTGGTGGTCGGGATAGGATACCGGGGCCCCAATCCTGAAGGCAAAGTGGTCAACCCTTTTGCCGCACAGTTCTGCGAAGTTGAAGTGGACACCAGAACGGGAGAGGTCAGGATTATGGACTTTCTCGGCGTTAATGAGAGTGGCCGGGTGATGGACCGTCTGACATACGACAATCAGGTTTACGGCGGGATCACCATGGGCATCGGATTTGCCATGACCGAGATGCGCATTCTCGATGCCCGTGGAACCGGCAAAATGGTGAACAGAAACTGGCACGATTACAAATTGCCCACTGCACTGGATGTCGCCCCCCATATGGAATCCCTGCCTATTGATTTGGCTGATCCCGAGGCGAACATCACCGGGGCAAAGGGACTGGGCGAGCCGGTAACCATCCCCACAGCCGCCGCCATAGCCAATGCAATCTATCATGCCACCGGCGTTCGCATCACGGAAACCCCCCTTAATCCCGTCCGGCTCAGCATGATTTTTGCCGACCGTTTAGAGGAGAAATAGCATGCTGTCAAATTTTGCCTATGTTCGCGCACATTCCGTAAGAGAGGCGGTGAAGCACCTGGCATGGGACAACGCCAGGCTCCACGCAGGCGGAACCGATCTTCTCGGATGTCTTCGAGACCATGTATTTCACGCCGACAAGGTGGTAAGCATCAGCAGGCTCAATGCGTTGAAAGGCATTAGGGAAACCGCTCAAGGCGGTGTCCGCATCGGGGCCCTCACCACCATTACCGAGGTGGCGGAGAATTCCATTCTCAACCGCCGGTTCAAGGCCTTGGCCCGGGGGGCCTCTGAAGTGGCGAGCCCCCAGCTTCGGAACCAGGGAACCCTGGGCGGCAATATCTGTCAGAAACCCCGGTGCTGGTACTATCGCGGTGAATTTGATTGCCTGCGCAAAGGCGGTGATCGATGTTTTGCAGTGGGCGGCGAAAATCAGTTTCACTGCATATTCGGCGGCGATTCATGCTATATCGTCCATCCCTCTGATACGGCCCCCGCACTGGTGGCGCTCGATGCCACAGTGCGGATCGTCGGCCAGCGGGGGACCCGGACGGTGCCGATGGCCGATTTCCATGTTCCCCCCGGCCGGGACGTTCTCAGGGATACGGTGCTTGATCCGGACGAAATCGTCACGGAAATTGCGGTGCCTCCGGCCCCTTCGGGCCTTCGAAGTTCCTACCGCAAGGTGAGGGCCCGTCGCTCCTGGGACTTTGCCTTGGCCGGCGTGGCCCTGGCAATCGTGTTCAATGGCGACATCGTAGACTCGGCCAAGGTGGTGTTGAGCGGGGTTGCGCCGGTACCCTGGCGCTCCATGGAAGTGGAGGAAATCATTACCGGAAATCCCTTGAATGCGGAGGTGGCGGCAAAGGCCGCTGAAGCGGCCGTCAAAAACGCCTCTCCCATGGAAAAAAACGGTTATAAGATCCCCTTGCTGCGCGGGGTAATAGAGGAAGAACTCCTGGCCGCTGCCGGTGCATAATCGACCCATTCCTGCGAGAACCGGGGGGCTCGCCGAAGAAATGAACATACGTAGTGTCTGAACGAAAACCCGGAAATCCAAAAAGGGTGGAATCGAAAACTTGGTTTTATTAATCTCAACTCTATTCCATCAATTCGGAATTCGCAATTCCTCAATTCGCAATTGTGCCTGAATCACGCCAAGGCGTGATTTTCGTTCAGGCACTAAGTATGATTCCCCCCCCGTTTACGGGATACACCCCATTCACATCCGGGCGTCAGGCATATAAATTTCCTAACATAAAGACAATGCTGTCAAACAGCCCCATAGTGCACAATCATAGCGAGTGCGCTGAATTTACCCGTCACTAATAGAAAAGAGAAAGGAGAATATCATGTCCATGCCCAAAGACAGCCCGATGGGGGAAAGCCTGATCCAGAATTACCGAGAGTTCATAGGCAACCTGGAAAAATCGCTTGATCTGGTTGAAGCGCAGCTCGACGAAGCAGCGCAGATGAGGGAGATCTGCACCTCTGAATGGTGTGAAGCAACAGAGCATGTAATAGATGACCTGGGCAATTTCCTCTTCTCCATCAGCGAGCCCAAAGGGACCTCCGAAGAAGACAGCAAGAGGTTAAAAGCACTTAGAAAGCGCCTCCACGATCTCTATGCCAAATACAAAGCCACGGCAGCATGACGCTGCCCGGGTGGTTTATTTTCAGAGAGGACGGTTGGGGAGTCGCCAAAGGAGGGAGTTACCAAATCCATCTGGGAGTGAACACCAGGATAGCACTTCCACCTGGGAAACGGAAAGAGACTTGGTGCATCGCGGGGGTCGGGTTACGCGTGGGTATGATCATCTGATCTCACCGGTGGTTGTGAGGTATACCAAAGGCACAGCAATCCGGTGTAATACCCACCCGATTCCGATACTGGCACGAGCGATCAATACCGCCTGATATCGAGCGAATAAAATGCTGCGACGATTACTAGGGATAATTCCGCCGATTTTGTTATTATTTTTATTGACGTGTTCATTTGCGGAAGCATTCGAACAATCTTTACATAAGAATCATTTTGACGAATATTTTCGGAAATATTCCAGAAAATACTTCGGAACGCATTTTGACTGGCGCTATTTCAAGGCCCAAGCCATTGCAGAATCGAGGCTTCACCCCCAGGCGAGATCGCCGAATGGCGCGCTCGGGCTGATGCAACTCCTGCCAAATACGTTTACCGAGGTTATTCAAAAAAACGCCAGGATTCAGGGTAAAATCACCGATCCGCGTTCGAATATTGAGGCAGGGATATATTATGATAAGATATTATGGGAATTGTGGTCAGCGGATCGCGACTTTAAAGACAGGCTCAACTTCATGTTTGCATCATATAATGCGGGGAAGCATACCATACTCCAGGCACAAAAAATCGCCATAAAAAAGGGCTTGAATCCCTATACATGGCCGTCCATTGCCACAACCCTGCCCGCGGTCAATGGAGATGGAAGTCGAGAGACTGTCATTTATGTTGACAGAATCCACAAAATTAAAAAGAGATTGCACAGCACCCCCGAAATTACAGGAGTTGAGAATACTGCAGATATGGGGCATCGAGAGTAGACTATAGGACTTTACCGGAAACACACAGTGGGCGGGATATCCCCGGCCTTCTCTTGGAACAACCAAAAGGCCTGTTTTTTCTTTATCCAGGGTGACAGCAATTATGAATTTTACAGGAGCATGAGGAGCAAAAAAAATCGGCCCCTGTTTGTCGTCTCAAAGTCTATCTCTCCGTTTTACTTACAGAATCAATATCTGATGATCCCCAATGCGCTCAACGGAGCAGTGGGGTAGACTCAAAACCAAAAACAGGAAAGGAGAGAAAAGGATGAAAGTAAAAGAAATCATGACCCCCAATATCGAGTTTGTTTCTGCCAATGACACCATCAAGAAAGCGGCCGAAAAAATGAAGGCCCTCAACGTCGGCGCCATGCCTGTTGGTGCCGAAGACGAGGCTGTCGGTATTATAACCGATCGTGACATCGTTATTCGCAGTACCGCCCGGGGCCTTGACCCGGAAAAACATAAGGTCATGGAGGCGGTAACGGAACATCCCGTCAGTGCAGATGAAGAGGACGACATAAATACGATCGTCGACTTAATGGAAAAAAATCAGATACGTCGGGTGATTGTCAAAGACAAGGACGGTAAGGTGACCGGGATAGTTTCTCTCGGTGATCTGGCAGTACACCTGCAAAAGGAACTGGCGGGGGAGGTTTTGGAAAAAATATCAGAACCCTCCAGGCCGGCTCGCTAAGGGATAAACTGGCCTGAGGCCGGAGGTATTAAATCCGGATTGGTGCGAATGCATGCCGAATCCTTCAGGTCCCGATGCTTGTCTTACACAATCTTGGGACGGACCGGCAACAATAATAATCCGCCCGAAATAAATAGGACAAGGAGAGGGATAGGTCTTTAAATTAAACAGGATTCGGGACCCTAAAAAACCGTCATGTCTCGTCCTTGCATCCGTTTTATGTGGCGCTGATTTTGGATATGTTTTCCTGCCACCTCACTGTTTGAGATTTCAGGCTTTCTCGGGTTGGAAAACGGTCGATCCGTCACGCCCGCAAACGATCCGATTTGGAAGGTATCGACGCCAAAAAAGGAGGGCCTTCATGTTCTGGAGTACCCGCAATCTCATGGAAGTCGTCATCCAGGCCGAAGACGGAGAAGTCGGCCGATGCAAGGATTTGCTGGTTGACGACAGGCACTGGTGTATTCGGTATATGGTTGCCAACACCCATAAATGGCTCCCGGGCCGTAAGGTGCTCATCTCTCCCATTGCATTGGGAGAGCCCGAACCGGCATTGTTAAATATTCCGGTTAAAATGACCCGGGATCAAATAGCGTCCAGTCCGCCGCTGGATACGGATGCGCCGGTATCCCGCAAATATGAGAGGGAATATTTCAAGAATTTTGGCTGGCCCCCGTATTGGATCGGCATGGAACCCTGGGGGGCGGTGCCTTATCCACATCTGGCATTCGAAATGAAGCAGGAGATCCATGACAAAACAGAAAAAGAGCCGGAAGAGCGCCTCCTGAGGTCGATCAAGGAATTAGCCGATTATGCGATATTGGCCCGAGGTCAAGAGATAGGCCACCTCCATGAGTGTATGGTAAGTACACCCGCCTGGGTCGTGCGCTATTTGGTCGTGGACATCTCGAAATGGTATCAGATCAAAGGCCGCAGAATTCTGATTATACCGGAGTGCGTAACCGATATTGACTGGAGCAAAAAAACGATTGATACCAGCATCGGCGAAGAGGATGTCAAGGACTGCCCGGAGTACAATCAGGAAACACCGCTGGAAAGAAACTTTGAGATGGTATTACACGACTATTATGGCTGGCCAAGGTATTGGGAAAATGGTCATCGGTAAAGGGCCCCCAGACCGGCAATCCTGTTTTGAGCGGGTCTTTTGGATCCCTGTCCGAGAGCTGAGAGCCCCCATCACGAGTCGACCAAAAAAACCATAGAGGAACAGATGATTATACCGCTTGAGATTTCCTTCAGAGGCATCCGGAAAACAGAGGCAATGGATACCCTTATCCAAGACCAGGTGAAAAAGATCGAGCGCTTGCATGATCATATCACCAGTTGTCGCATCGCCGTAGAACGGCGCCATCAACATCAGCGCTCAGGGCACCCGTTCCGCATCCGTATCAATATAAAGATTCCTCCGGGTCATGAGATCGTGGTGTCCAAAGATTCGAGTGAAGGAGATATTCACGACCGGTTGCAGGCGGTCTTAAAGGATGCTTTTGAGGCGGCCGGAAGACAACTGAAGACCATTGTTGAAAAGCAGAGGGGAGAAACAAAACAACACGCCCAGCAGTCAACCGGGGCCTTTGTATCCAAACTTTTTCGAGACGAGGGATACGGTTTTCTACAAGACCTGGATGGGCGGGAAATATATTTTCATAAGAACAGCGTGCTCAGCGACGGATTTGAGAGGCTTGAGCCGGGCACCGGGGTCCGGTACGTGGAAGAACCGGGAGAAAAAGGTCCGCAGGCCAGTACCGTCCAGATCGTGGATAAGCCGGGAGCTACCATAAAAGAGGAGGAATAGGTTTTTAGAGATGCGTTTAGCCCTTGATTTTTTCCGTTCTTTGCGCTTTAGAATCTTTGTTTGCAACTTCTACGCAATTTGCGGAGAAGTTTTGGTGAACCGCCAAGGCGCGAAGGACGCGAAGAAGTCTTGATGGGTCTGTTCCGATCCTGGAAGAAAGATTCAGGATCAGAACAAACCCAGCCCTGCCGGGCGGTAGTCCGTTATTCGGTAATAGCCTTTGGACAAAAAAATCTTTGTGTCTCCGTGTCTCTGTGTGAGATATTTTTTGGTTGTGGTTGCACCGCGTTAGGCGTGATCTGTTCACCATAACAGAACAACCCCCGGAAAAGAACCGATGCAAACCTCGATTATCTCCCCAACGAAACGCCCCTGCCGTTCACCAAGGCAAACCGAAACAATCCGGAACACCTTGCTGAGGATATGCTCCGGAGTGATACTGAATCTGTTGTCTCGAATAGAATGTCTGAGGTTTCCGGCCTTACACGCGAGTCTTGACCGTACGCGGATCAGACCAGTCAAACCAAATAAGTGAGACGATATATCACCAAAAACACCAGTAACAGTAAAGGAGGAAAGCGATGAAACTGACCAGTTCGGTCTTCGGGCACGAAGGAAAAATCCCGGCCAAATATACCTGTGACGGAGAAAATGTGAACCCGCCGTTGAGCATCCTGGAGGTTCCCGGGAACGCCCGAAGTCTGGTCCTGCTCATGGAAGACCCGGACGTACCCAAGGACCTGAAGGAAGACGGCATGTGGGACCACTGGGTGGTTTTCAATATGCCCCCCGACCTTCGTGAAATCGTGGAAGGGAATGACCCCCGGGGCATCGGAGGAATCGGCACCAACGGCAAGAAGGGGTATTCCGGGCCGTGCCCCCCGGACAGAGAGCACCGATATTTCTTCAAACTGTATGCCCTGGACACAACGCTGCAACTCGCGGATAAACCCACCAAGGCCGATGTACAAAATGCCATGGCAGGCCATATCCTTGAACATGCCGAGTTGATGGGCAGGTATGAGAGGCCCTGATACCCCTCACATAAATTTTCAACAATGTATCCGTTTCGAGGTCGCTCAACATGAAAATATGGCCGGGTAAGCCGTATCCCCTGGGCGCCACCTACGATGGCGTGGGGACCAATTTTTCCATCTTTTCCGAAGCCGCTGAAAAGGTGGAGCTGTGTCTTTTCGACGAAGCCGGGGCCGAGACCCGTGTGGATCTCCCCGAAATCCTTGGTTTCTGCTGGCATGGATATCTCCCGGCAATAGAGCCGGGGCAGCGCTATGGGTTTCGTGTGTATGGTCCATGGGCGCCCGAGGAGGGTCTCAGGTGCAACCCGAATAAGCTCCTGGCCGATCCCTATGCCAAGGCCATGGAGGGAGCGGTCGATTGGAATGAGGCGGTCTTTCCCTATCGATTCAAAGATCCTGAAGGATCCGTCAACGAGGATGACAGCGCCCCTTTCGTTCCCAAATCCGTTGTGATCAATCCCTTCTTTGACTGGGGAACCGACCAGCCGCTGGGAATACCGCTGCACCAAACCATCATCTACGAGGTCCATGTAAAGGGATTTACCGCACGTCACCCCGGAATCCCGGCTGAAATCCGCGGGACATATGCCGGGCTTTCTCATCCCGCAGCCATCGCCTATCTCGTTGACCTGGGAATAACGGCCATAGAACTCCTACCGGTCCACCAGTTCATTCACGATGCGCACCTGATGGAGCGGGGTCTCAGCAACTACTGGGGGTACAATTCCATCGGCTATCTGGCGCCCCACAACGACTACTCCAGCAGAGGCCAGCTCGGGCAGCAGGTCCAGGAATTCAAACAGATGGTAAAAACCCTCCATGAGGCCGGCCTGGAAGTGATCCTGGACGTGGTGTACAACCACACGTCGGAGGGAAATCATCTGGGGCCCATGCTCTCTTTAAAGGGGATCGATAATGGCGCCTATTACAGGCTCATGGAAGACGATCTTCGGTATTACATGGATTATACCGGCACCGGAAACAGCCTCAACATGAGGCATCCCCACGTGCTCCAGCTCATCATGGATTCCCTCCGGTACTGGGTGACGGAGATGCATGTGGACGGTTTCCGGTTTGATCTCGCCTCCACCCTGGCGAGGGAACTCCACGAAGTGGACAAACTCTCCGCCTTTTTCGATTTGGTCCAGCAGGACCCGACCGTCAGCCAGGTAAAGCTCATTGCGGAACCCTGGGACGTGGGAGAAGGGGGCTATCAGGTGGGCAATTTCCCTCCGCTCTGGTCGGAGTGGAACGGAAAGTATCGCGATTGCGTCCGTGATTTCTGGCGTGGCCAACCCCAGACCCTGGGTGAATTCGCCTTTCGGTTCACCGGCAGTTCCGATCTTTACGAAAGCACCTCCAGAAAGCCGAACGCCAGCATTAATTTCATCACGGCCCACGACGGATTCACTCTCAACGACCTGGTCTCCTACAACGAAAAACATAACGAGGCCAACGGCGAGGAGAACCGTGACGGGGAGAATCACAATCGCTCGTGGAACTGCGGTGTGGAAGGTCATACGGACGACCCCGACGTAAACCGCCTGCGAGATCGCCAGAAGCGCAACTTACTTGCGACGCTGATCCTTTCCCAGGGCGTGCCCATGCTCCTGGGCGGAGATGAAATCGGGCGCACGCAGCAGGGAAACAATAATGCCTACTGCCAGGACAACGAGATCTCATGGTACGACTGGGAGACCATCGACCAGGGTCTTCTTGCCTTTTGCAGGGAGCTCATCCGTTACCGCAAAGACCACCCCGTCTTTACCCGGCGAGGCTGGTTTCAGGGAAAACCCATTCACGGGGGTGAAGTCAAGGATATTGCCTGGTTTACCCTGGAAGGCGAGCAGATGGCCGAGGAGGACTGGGGACAGGGGATTGCCAATTCATTGGGAATTTTTCTCAATGGACAAACCATTCCCAACCCGAATCCATGGGGCGATCCCACCACGGACGAAAACTTTTACATCATCATCAACGCCCACTTTGAACCGCTCCGCTTCAAGCTTCCCGGTTCAACATGGGGGCGGCATTGGGAGATTGTTTTTGACACGATCTCCGGATGGAGGGCTCAAGAAGAAAT
The sequence above is drawn from the Deltaproteobacteria bacterium genome and encodes:
- a CDS encoding HPF/RaiA family ribosome-associated protein, which encodes MIIPLEISFRGIRKTEAMDTLIQDQVKKIERLHDHITSCRIAVERRHQHQRSGHPFRIRINIKIPPGHEIVVSKDSSEGDIHDRLQAVLKDAFEAAGRQLKTIVEKQRGETKQHAQQSTGAFVSKLFRDEGYGFLQDLDGREIYFHKNSVLSDGFERLEPGTGVRYVEEPGEKGPQASTVQIVDKPGATIKEEE
- a CDS encoding PRC-barrel domain containing protein, which translates into the protein MFWSTRNLMEVVIQAEDGEVGRCKDLLVDDRHWCIRYMVANTHKWLPGRKVLISPIALGEPEPALLNIPVKMTRDQIASSPPLDTDAPVSRKYEREYFKNFGWPPYWIGMEPWGAVPYPHLAFEMKQEIHDKTEKEPEERLLRSIKELADYAILARGQEIGHLHECMVSTPAWVVRYLVVDISKWYQIKGRRILIIPECVTDIDWSKKTIDTSIGEEDVKDCPEYNQETPLERNFEMVLHDYYGWPRYWENGHR
- a CDS encoding transglycosylase SLT domain-containing protein, with translation MLRRLLGIIPPILLLFLLTCSFAEAFEQSLHKNHFDEYFRKYSRKYFGTHFDWRYFKAQAIAESRLHPQARSPNGALGLMQLLPNTFTEVIQKNARIQGKITDPRSNIEAGIYYDKILWELWSADRDFKDRLNFMFASYNAGKHTILQAQKIAIKKGLNPYTWPSIATTLPAVNGDGSRETVIYVDRIHKIKKRLHSTPEITGVENTADMGHRE
- a CDS encoding YbhB/YbcL family Raf kinase inhibitor-like protein — protein: MKLTSSVFGHEGKIPAKYTCDGENVNPPLSILEVPGNARSLVLLMEDPDVPKDLKEDGMWDHWVVFNMPPDLREIVEGNDPRGIGGIGTNGKKGYSGPCPPDREHRYFFKLYALDTTLQLADKPTKADVQNAMAGHILEHAELMGRYERP
- the glgX gene encoding glycogen debranching protein GlgX, with protein sequence MKIWPGKPYPLGATYDGVGTNFSIFSEAAEKVELCLFDEAGAETRVDLPEILGFCWHGYLPAIEPGQRYGFRVYGPWAPEEGLRCNPNKLLADPYAKAMEGAVDWNEAVFPYRFKDPEGSVNEDDSAPFVPKSVVINPFFDWGTDQPLGIPLHQTIIYEVHVKGFTARHPGIPAEIRGTYAGLSHPAAIAYLVDLGITAIELLPVHQFIHDAHLMERGLSNYWGYNSIGYLAPHNDYSSRGQLGQQVQEFKQMVKTLHEAGLEVILDVVYNHTSEGNHLGPMLSLKGIDNGAYYRLMEDDLRYYMDYTGTGNSLNMRHPHVLQLIMDSLRYWVTEMHVDGFRFDLASTLARELHEVDKLSAFFDLVQQDPTVSQVKLIAEPWDVGEGGYQVGNFPPLWSEWNGKYRDCVRDFWRGQPQTLGEFAFRFTGSSDLYESTSRKPNASINFITAHDGFTLNDLVSYNEKHNEANGEENRDGENHNRSWNCGVEGHTDDPDVNRLRDRQKRNLLATLILSQGVPMLLGGDEIGRTQQGNNNAYCQDNEISWYDWETIDQGLLAFCRELIRYRKDHPVFTRRGWFQGKPIHGGEVKDIAWFTLEGEQMAEEDWGQGIANSLGIFLNGQTIPNPNPWGDPTTDENFYIIINAHFEPLRFKLPGSTWGRHWEIVFDTISGWRAQEEITVEADAEMELDQRALCVLRAIDNEDREQRKITGVPEPVYSPVQGL
- a CDS encoding (2Fe-2S)-binding protein, with the protein product MKGNKKRQSPAITRRGFLTTMGVGAAAMVTTGSFAAITSEKEKSMDPKEMTRIQLHINGRSHRLLVEPRWSLLFVLRERLGLTGTKIGCERGECGACTVLIDNLPRYACMVLAMEAEATEILTVEGLMQGEELGHVQQAFLEHDAFQCGYCTPGQIMAAEGLLRRNPDPSDSDIRQAGSGNLCRCGAYTHIFHAVKKAAELKRGES
- a CDS encoding xanthine dehydrogenase family protein subunit M, which encodes MLSNFAYVRAHSVREAVKHLAWDNARLHAGGTDLLGCLRDHVFHADKVVSISRLNALKGIRETAQGGVRIGALTTITEVAENSILNRRFKALARGASEVASPQLRNQGTLGGNICQKPRCWYYRGEFDCLRKGGDRCFAVGGENQFHCIFGGDSCYIVHPSDTAPALVALDATVRIVGQRGTRTVPMADFHVPPGRDVLRDTVLDPDEIVTEIAVPPAPSGLRSSYRKVRARRSWDFALAGVALAIVFNGDIVDSAKVVLSGVAPVPWRSMEVEEIITGNPLNAEVAAKAAEAAVKNASPMEKNGYKIPLLRGVIEEELLAAAGA
- a CDS encoding CBS domain-containing protein is translated as MKVKEIMTPNIEFVSANDTIKKAAEKMKALNVGAMPVGAEDEAVGIITDRDIVIRSTARGLDPEKHKVMEAVTEHPVSADEEDDINTIVDLMEKNQIRRVIVKDKDGKVTGIVSLGDLAVHLQKELAGEVLEKISEPSRPAR
- a CDS encoding xanthine dehydrogenase family protein molybdopterin-binding subunit, translating into MKGQEKETYYTEGLHIPETPEPGEDPKPWGRTRLIGKSRPRTDGYERVSGSAVYPSDFSPPHLLYGAVLRCPYPHARVKHVNTSRAERMPGVRAIISAHTPEADVDWPYTKDMKTKLFDPHCRFEGETIAAVAAETPYQAWDAVQCIRVDYDILPFISDEQKALEPDAPGVHKNGNQVGPKESYARGDVEKGFAQADVVLEESYRTECEVQTPMELHGCVAYWDGGLLIINESTQGVYAVQSKVAQVIGLPLSKVRVIGRYMGGGFGSKLQPGKYTVIAALLARKTGRPVKLFLSREETFLCTGNRPPANMKLKAGVKKDGTLTALEFSVTGTGGAYPAGGTTLVDWLIRDLYTCPNVRTEATDVYINAGPARPFRAPGHPQGSWALEQMLDALAEAIEMDPVELRLKNIPSRSQARSNAPYTTTGLKECLEQGALAFHWKERKDQVKNAAPGDFLKKGVGMAACLWVAGGGGPPSTVIIKLFADGSVNLNMGASDIGTGTKTIMAMVVAEELNVETDMIQIEHADTGTTQYATPSGGSKTVPTEAPAVRAAAIDVKQQLLRMAAEDLKMDVSDLRFQKDMIVAEKDASQKIKIQDISTLKKRGVVVGIGYRGPNPEGKVVNPFAAQFCEVEVDTRTGEVRIMDFLGVNESGRVMDRLTYDNQVYGGITMGIGFAMTEMRILDARGTGKMVNRNWHDYKLPTALDVAPHMESLPIDLADPEANITGAKGLGEPVTIPTAAAIANAIYHATGVRITETPLNPVRLSMIFADRLEEK